One Aegilops tauschii subsp. strangulata cultivar AL8/78 chromosome 7, Aet v6.0, whole genome shotgun sequence genomic window carries:
- the LOC120968913 gene encoding uncharacterized protein, whose product MVPDNAFDPRHASAASAAVASAPAAAPPLSTLAMESPFLASPPLAWARSTATGSQPPAPQRSPAMLPPPRSPAALSIAATPIQSRGAPPPPASYGANGQPAYGGPPAPAPYHDAPLASGPYGAPIQAPYGGPYPAPYLAPSAASYAPYAAPAPTSYAAAQMYAAPPALPYGAHSPAAYGHHQQPSADALIPYSAVLPPGPPPDLPLSAPMAEPGPFHFAHLVTVKLSADNYLLWRAQVLPLMRSHYLEGYVDGSLPCPPAMVPVPSSHGGSVMVPNPAHRRWTAQDQAILGAIQSSLTPSVAGMVVFAATSRDACATLDSSFSSQSLARSSAIRNQLGEVKKNDLSVTAFFNKVKSLADTLSSIGKPLRDEEFTSFILNGLDEDYDSLVENINGRDTPMPPRDLYARLLNTEQRLAARRSVGVYTEGPSANAALRGGARGAKQKAPPTSGNQPRPPAPPPTAGRKRLHCEACGGGVECQLCGIEGHLASRCHRRFKRDFLGIGNNGKGNEKQAALATPDPGFTPSYSVDPAWYMDTGATDHLTSQLDKLATRQPYTGHDQVRTANGSVLPDQFVDAAYSPLLLPNHGAVTGRGARLELLDDDMATTAPVAATPDEALDEAAPATTPLDPDVDHACMPHARGSDGVTKSPGQAASLSPGPAEPAELSAGPAGPAALSPEPEASQVTESSSPGPSTLITPGLSSPTLTVPPDAPVDSPAGASSSPLMDSGSSGMAAPAPPQPVVLRPHTRSKSGIFQPKKRTEGTVAWLAACVAHAEADPTTEPRHFRAALGIPHWRTAMEQEIHALQRNNTWRLVPPPSGVNIIDSKWVFKVKKHADGSIGRYKARLVAKGFKQRYGIDYEDTFSPVIKPTTIRVLLSLAVTRGWSLRQLDVQNAFLHGVLEEEVYMRQPPGFVDPAQPHHLCRLVKALYGLKQAPRAWHARLGAALRAHGFVPSTADTSLFILQRPEVTMYILVYVDDIILVSSSASATDRLVSSLGAEFAVKDLGRLHYFLGLEVLHSDGALTLTQKKYSQDLLRRAGMLQCKSATTPMSATDKLTALAGDLLAPEDATEYRSIVGRLQYLLITRPDISFAVNRVCQYLHAPRDSHWSAVKRILRYVRHTGSYGLHLQPARSGLISAFSDADWAGCPDDRRSTGGHAVFFGPNLIVWQARKQATVSRSSTEAEYKAVANATAEIMWVQSLLRELKVSPTQPPVLWCDNIGATYLSSNPVFHARTKHIEVDYHFVRERVAQKLLQIKFISSKDQLADIFTKPLPLPSFEGCRRNLNLLSVSGHS is encoded by the exons ATGGTACCAGACAACGCGTTCGATCCGCGTCACGCTTCCGCCGCCTCTGCTGCCGTCGCGTcggcccccgccgccgcgccgcctctcTCCACTCTGGCGATGGAGTCGCCGTTCCTGGCGTCGCCTCCACTTGCCTGGGCCCGATCTACTGCGACGGGATCACAACCTCCTGCGCCACAGCGATCGCCCGCCATGCTGCCGCCGCCTCGGTCGCCTGCTGCGCTTTCGATCGCGGCCACCCCGATCCAATCGCggggcgcgcctccaccaccggCCTCCTACGGCGCCAATGGGCAGCCGGCCTACGGTGGTCCTCCAGCCCCGGCCCCGTACCACGATGCGCCGCTGGCCTCGGGGCCCTATGGCGCTCCCATCCAGGCGCCGTATGGCGGACCGTACCCGGCGCCCTACCTCGCGCCGTCGGCTGCGTCGTATGCGCCGTATGCTGCTCCTGCCCCGACGTCCTACGCCGCTGCCCAGATGTACGCCGCTCCTCCTGCGCTCCCGTATGGTGCGCACTCCCCGGCGGCTTATGGCCATCATCAACAACCATCGGCCGATGCACTAATCCCATATAGTGCTGTCCTGCCGCCTGGTCCGCCGCCTGATCTGCCGCTCTCCGCGCCGATGGCCGAACCAGGGCCTTTTCACTTCGCCCATCTAGTGACGGTGAAGCTTTCTGCTGATAACTATCTCCTGTGGCGCGCTCAAGTGTTGCCGCTGATGCGTAGCCACTACCTTGAAGGATATGTTGATGGCTCCCTGCCGTGCCCTCCGGCTATGGTTCCGGTACCCTCGTCCCATGGTGGCTCTGTCATGGTCCCCAACCCTGCTCATCGTCGGTGGACTGCTCAAGATCAAGCCATCCTGGGTGCTATTCAGTCGTCGCTCACTCCATCCGTGGCTGGCATGGTCGTCTTTGCCGCGACGTCGAGGGATGCATGTGCCACGCTCGACTCCAGCTTTTCCTCGCAATCGCTGGCCCGTTCCTCTGCCATTCGTAACCAGCTGGGTGAGGTCAAGAAAAATGACCTCTCCGTCACGGCCTTCTTCAACAAGGTCAAAAGTTTGGCTGATACACTGTCGTCTATTGGGAAGCCTCTTCGTGATGAGGAGTTTACTTCGTTCATTCTCAATGGGCTTGATGAGGACTATGATTCTCTCGTTGAAAACATTAATGGACGTGACACACCGATGCCGCCTCGCGATCTCTATGCACGCCTTCTCAACACCGAACAGAGGCTCGCTGCTCGCCGCTCCGTTGGCGTCTACACGGAGGGCCCTTCTGCGAACGCTGCTCTCCGCGGGGGCGCCCGCGGTGCCAAGCAGAAGGCGCCGCCGACCTCAGGCAACCAGCCCCGTCCGCCCGCTCCACCTCCGACGGCTGGCCGCAAGCGGCTCCACTGCGAGGCATGTGGTGGTGGGGTTGAGTGTCAACTCTGCGGCATCGAGGGGCACTTGGCGTCTCGCTGCCATCGTCGCTTTAAACGAGATTTTCTTGGCATTGGGAACAATGGGAAGGGCAATGAGAAGCAAGCTGCTCTCGCTACACCGGATCCCGGGTTCACTCCTTCATACTCGGTGGATCCTGCCTGGTACATGGATACGGGCGCTACGGACCATTTGACGAGTCAGCTTGACAAGCTGGCCACTCGCCAGCCCTACACCGGTCACGATCAGGTCCGCACAGCCAATGGATCAG TTTTGCCTGATCAATTTGTGGATGCTGCATATTCTCCTCTGTTGTTGCCTAACCATGGTGCAGTGACTGGACGAGGCGCTCGACTTGAGCTTCTGGATGATGATATGGCCACAACTGCGCCAGTTGCTGCCACGCCGGATGAGGCGCTCGACGAGGCTGCCCCCGCCACTACCCCGCTTGACCCCGACGTCGATCACGCGTGCATGCCCCATGCACGAGGATCCGACGGGGTGACCAAGTCGCCGGGGCAAGCGGCCTCGCTGTCGCCTGGGCCGGCCGAACCTGCGGAGCTGTCGGCCGGGCCGGCTGGACCCGCGGCGCTCTCCCCTGAGCCGGAGGCCTCGCAGGTCACCGAGTCTTCGTCGCCTGGTCCGTCGACGCTGATCACGCCCGGTCTGTCTTCGCCGACCCTGACCGTGCCACCGGATGCGCCTGTTGACTCGCCCGCCGGTGCGTCCTCCTCGCCGCTAATGGATAGTGGCTCCTCTGGTATGGCAGCTCCAGCGCCACCTCAGCCTGTCGTCCTGCGTCCCCATACTCGCAGCAAAAGTGGCATCTTCCAACCGAAGAAGCGCACTGAAGGCACTGTCGCGTGGCTTGCGGCCTGTGTGGCACATGCTGAGGCTGACCCTACGACTGAACCACGACATTTTCGAGCGGCGCTTGGCATCCCGCATTGGCGTACTGCGATGGAGCAGGAGATTCATGCCCTTCAAAGAAACAACACTTGGCGTCTTGTTCCACCTCCATCTGGTGTTAATATCATTGACTCTAAATGGGTATTCAAGGTGAAGAAACATGCTGATGGCTCCATTGGGAGGTACAAGGCACGCCTGGTTGCCAAGGGGTTCAAACAACGGTATGGCATTGATTATGAAGACACATTCAGTCCTGTTATTAAACCAACTACTATTCGTGTTCTTCTCTCTTTGGCTGTTACTCGCGGATGGTCGCTTCGACAGCTTGATGTTCAGAATGCCTTTCTCCATGGAGTTCTGGAAGAAGAGGTTTATATGCGTCAGCCGCCAGGTTTTGTTGACCCTGCTCAGCCACATCATTTATGTCGTCTTGTCAAAGCTCTCTACGGTTTGAAGCAGGCCCCGCGTGCATGGCATGCCCGTCTTGGCGCTGCTCTTCGTGCGCATGGGTTTGTTCCTTCTACAGCAGACACGTCTCTGTTTATTCTACAGCGACCTGAGGTGACTATGTACATTCtggtatatgttgatgacatcatccTTGTCAGTTCGTCTGCTTCTGCTACAGACCGGCTTGTGTCCTCTCTTGGTGCTGAGTTTGCTGTTAAGGATCTTGGGAGACTGCATTATTTTCTGGGCCTAGAGGTTCTTCATTCTGATGGTGCCTTGACTCTTACTCAGAAGAAGTACTCTCAGGATCTCCTGCGTCGTGCCGGTATGTTGCAGTGCAAGTCTGCTACGACTCCCATGTCTGCTACAGACAAACTGACAGCTCTTGCTGGTGACTTGCTTGCTCCTGAGGATGCCACAGAGTACCGCAGCATTGTGGGTAGACTGCAGTACTTGCTCATTACTCGACCAGACATATCATTTGCAGTTAACCGTGTGTGCCAGTATCTTCATGCACCACGTGATTCTCACTGGTCAGCTGTTAAGCGCATCTTGCGCTATGTTCGTCACACTGGGTCATATGGTCTCCATCTTCAGCCTGCGCGTTCTGGACTGATCTCAGCATTCTCTGATGccgactgggctggttgtcctgatGATCGGCGATCCACGGGGGGACATGCTGTGTTCTTTGGGCCTAACTTGATCGTCTGGCAAGCTCGCAAGCAAGCTACGGTGTCCCGGAGTAGTACCGAAGCTGAGTACAAAGCTGTTGCTAATGCCACAGCTGAGATCATGTGGGTGCAGTCATTGCTTCGAGAGTTGAAGGTCTCCCCAACTCAGCCGCCTGTTCTTTGGTGTGATAACATCGGTGCAACATACCTTTCGTCCAATCCAGTATTTCATGCCCGAACGAAGCACATCGAAGTTGACTATCATTTTGTGAGGGAACGTGTTGCTCAGAAGCTCCTTCAGATTAAGTTTATTTCTTCGAAGGATCAGCTTGCTGATATTTTCACTAAACCCTTGCCCTTGCCTTCTTTTGAAGGATGTCGTCGCAATCTTAACCTTCTGAGTGTTTCAGGACATAGTtaa